The sequence GTTTGTGAATGATTTAATATAAAGTTTTGTTGCCTGAATAACATTTCCTGCCAATATCAAACCTCCGTTGTTATCTGCCATTAAAGGCTGTACGAAGTTTCCTCCGCCTGCAAGCTTCATCTGTCCTGCAATAATATTGGGATAAGATTCATTTTGTCCGTCGATGTACAAAGCATTATCTCTATACCCCGATGTCAATGAATTTCCTATAGAAACATAGTTGGAAAAATTTGCTTCTCCGGCAGTTACAGCAATATCTTTTACATCTGTATCGAAATCATCTTCGCAGCTCGTTGTAAAAAGCAGAGCAGAAATAGCGAATGTAGAAATTATAATTTTTTTCATAGTCTTTCAATTAAAAAGGGTTATAAGATAAACCTAGACCTAAATAAAATGCCGTAGCTTTAGCCTGTCCGTAGAAACCAAGATTGGCATTTTTTACATCTCTTGCCTGAGGCATTGCATATCCACCTGCGATATCAACTCCGAATTGTTTTAATTTAAATCCAACCCCACCTGTCACCACATAGGTATTGAAAGAAGGAGTTTCCGGGATAAAGTTTTCATCAGTATAAGGAGATTCATCATAATAAGCACCAAGACGTCCGTAGATCATATTTGTGAATGCATATTGAGTTCCCAATCTGAATGTTTTAGAGTTTCTGAAGTTTTTAGGTGAAACTGAAACTGTAGGATCTGCCTGATTTCCAACAGGAGCTGTTGCAAAATCCAACGTCAGTTTGCTGTATCTTTCCCATCCATGATAGTTGAAGTCTGCAGAAACCAACCATTTCGGAGTGATTTTGTATGTTAAACCAATCGTATATTCTTCTACTAAAGGTAAAGTAGCCTTAAAGTCGTCTGTTCCGGATGCATCTAACCCTAATAGCGGATAAATAGAAGCTGAAGGGAACTGGAAGGTAGCTTTCCCTTTTTTAGCCTTCATGTCAACAGGAGAACGGTAAGCAATACTCACATCCAATTTCGGATCTGGTCTGAAATAGAACCCGAATCCGTAACCATGTCCGCTTGCTTTGCTATCGAGATTAAGCTCGCCCCCGAATTGGGTAACGGCTCTATCCCAATTTACTTTTCCTCTTGCATAAATATAGCTCGCCCCGAAAGCAAACCAGTCATTAAATTTATAAGAAACCATTGGTTGGAAATAGAAAGCCTTTAGCTCCAATTTTTGAACCATTTCTTTCCCTTCCCAATCATTCGGCCATTCAATAGTACTACCAAAAGGTGTCGAAAAACTGAACCCTACCGATAATTTATCAATTGGTTTATAAGCTATCGCAGCATAGATCGGCGTTCCCATAGGGTTATCCGTTTCAGTACTTTGAAGAGTGTTCAGGTTTTGAAAAGTAATTTTATTGCTTGCTCCAAATCCTCCGGCAGCGATGCTTAGTTTCGAAGGAATGAATGACATACCTGCAGGGTTAAAGAATGCCACACTTGCATCTTCAGCATGCGCACTGGTATGTGCCATTGCCAGTTGTCTTACCCCTTGCAGAGAAACTCTGAAGCCTCCTGCGTAAGATAAGACCCCTGCCAACAATGCAGTTGATACTAATATTTTTTTCATAGACTATTATTATATAACCCAAATATAAAATTATTTTGGTTACGCCTGTTAATAAATCATAAATTTTTAAACATTATCAGCAAAGAAAATTATGTTTAAAATAACACTTTCCCGGAAAAGTGACTTAAACCAATAGCTGAGAGACTTTTAATAAAATTTAAGTTAATAATCTTATTTTTTGTTTAATACTAAACAACGATGTTTCCGAATATTTGATTATTTTCGACCGGATAAAGATAAAAATCATAAATTTGCAAGATTAAATATATAATATATGAGTTGTGGATGTAAAACATCCGGCGATTCTGCACATTCTTGCGGACCCAAGAAGACCGCGAATGGCTGTGAAAATGTAAATACCTGTGGTAATAGTTATAAATTAAGTGTTTTTGACTGGCTTTCTAACATCAACAATCCCGCACCAAACAGGTGTGATTATGTGGAAGTTAGATTTAAAAATGACAGAAAATCGTTTTATAAAAATGTAAATAATATCCCATTACATATAGGTAGTGTAGTAACAGTAGAATCAAGTCCCGGACACGATGTAGGTGTGGTAAGTCTCACCGGAGAACTGGTAAAGATTCAGATGAAAAAGAAGAAATTTTCTGAAGAATCTCCCCTAAAAATATACAGGCTGGCCAACCAGAAAGATCTGGAAGTTTGGCAGGAAGCACGGAAAAAAGAAGATAATGTAAAAATAGAAGCACGAAAAATTGCTCATAAGCTGGGTCTTGAAATGAAGATCACAGATGTTGAGTATCAGGGAGATGCTTCGAAAGTCACCTTCTATTACACCGCAGACAACCGTGTGGATTTCA is a genomic window of Chryseobacterium wanjuense containing:
- a CDS encoding OmpP1/FadL family transporter encodes the protein MKKILVSTALLAGVLSYAGGFRVSLQGVRQLAMAHTSAHAEDASVAFFNPAGMSFIPSKLSIAAGGFGASNKITFQNLNTLQSTETDNPMGTPIYAAIAYKPIDKLSVGFSFSTPFGSTIEWPNDWEGKEMVQKLELKAFYFQPMVSYKFNDWFAFGASYIYARGKVNWDRAVTQFGGELNLDSKASGHGYGFGFYFRPDPKLDVSIAYRSPVDMKAKKGKATFQFPSASIYPLLGLDASGTDDFKATLPLVEEYTIGLTYKITPKWLVSADFNYHGWERYSKLTLDFATAPVGNQADPTVSVSPKNFRNSKTFRLGTQYAFTNMIYGRLGAYYDESPYTDENFIPETPSFNTYVVTGGVGFKLKQFGVDIAGGYAMPQARDVKNANLGFYGQAKATAFYLGLGLSYNPF